The following nucleotide sequence is from Pseudofrancisella aestuarii.
TCAAAAAATGTATTAACAGTAGAAGCACTACAAAATGCGGATGTGGCAATAGTTTTTGTTAATGCAAAAATATTACAAGAGCTTTTGCCTATATTATTAGAGGCAAATACTCCAGTGATTTGTGGTACAACAGGTTATAACTGGGATCAGGATTTTATTAATTATATAAATCAAAACCAGAAAACTTGGGTTGTTGCTAATAATTTTAGTTTGTCTATGGTGGTTGTGAGAAATATTTTGGAGTCATTAGGTCAGTTAAATCAATTACATGAAAATACTGATTATTCAATTACAGAAAAGCATCATGTACAAAAAATTGATACTCCAAGTGGTACGGCAGTATCTTGGAAGAATTGGTTAAATATAGGAGATGTATCTATAGAGTCTATTAGAGAGGGAGACATAAAAGGACAACATCAAGTTAAGGTAAATACACCTCATGAAGCAATAGAATTTAAACATACTGCTCATGACAGAAGCTTGTTTGCTGAAGGAGCTATATGGGCAGCAAGAGAAGTATTTCAAAGAGGTATTACAGGATTTGTTTATTTTGATGAGTTAGTAGGAGAGAGATTATGTCTATAGATATTAATAATAGATTATACACTGCATTAGTTACCCCAATGTTTGAAGATGGATCTATTGATTGGGTTAGTTTTGAGAACTTATTAAGAATCCAAGAGTATCAAGGATGTGGGATTTTAATACTTGGCAGTACAGGTGAAGCGTTAGCTTTAGATTTTGATGAGCAATGCGAGGTTGTAAGATTTGTAACTAATTTAAACCTTAATGTTCCAGTTATGGTTGGAGTTGGCGGTTTTCAGCTGACTAAACAACTTCAGTGGATAGAGTTTTGTCAGACGCAAAGAGTTGATTGCTTTTTAGTTGTGACTCCACTTTATGCAAAACCGGGATCAGCTAGCCAAACTAGTTGGTTTAAGACAGTCCTAGATAGAGCCGAAAGGCCATGTATGCTTTACAATGTTCCCTCAAGAACAGGAGTAAATTTAGCAGAAGAAGTTTTAACGAGCTTAAAAGATCATCCAAATCTTTGGGCGTTAAAAGAGGCTTCTGGAGATATTCAAAGATGTGCTCGTTACCAGGAGTTGGCTCCAAATTTAGTTATATATAGTGGAGAGGATGGCTTGCTACCAGAGTTGGCTGATATAGGAGTTAAAGGGCTTGTTTCAGTTATATCTAATGTTTGGCCAGAGCAAACAAAAGAGTATGTTAGACAGAGTCTAGCTCATGAAATAACACTTGAAGATAAAGCTGTATGGCAAGCAGCAACTAGATCTTGTTTTAGTGTTGCAAATCCGATACCTGTTAAAGTGTGGCTAGCACATAATAGTGTAATAACTACGAATACTCTAAGAGCACCACTATTAGCTGACGAGCTTAGGGATTTAAGTCTATTAATAGGGGCGGATAGTTTAGTTAAAGATTGGTTTAGTCATATATAAATAGAAA
It contains:
- the dapA gene encoding 4-hydroxy-tetrahydrodipicolinate synthase, encoding MSIDINNRLYTALVTPMFEDGSIDWVSFENLLRIQEYQGCGILILGSTGEALALDFDEQCEVVRFVTNLNLNVPVMVGVGGFQLTKQLQWIEFCQTQRVDCFLVVTPLYAKPGSASQTSWFKTVLDRAERPCMLYNVPSRTGVNLAEEVLTSLKDHPNLWALKEASGDIQRCARYQELAPNLVIYSGEDGLLPELADIGVKGLVSVISNVWPEQTKEYVRQSLAHEITLEDKAVWQAATRSCFSVANPIPVKVWLAHNSVITTNTLRAPLLADELRDLSLLIGADSLVKDWFSHI
- a CDS encoding 4-hydroxy-tetrahydrodipicolinate reductase, producing MRVAIVGNGKTGSAVASLLLQDEISGIYDSKNVLTVEALQNADVAIVFVNAKILQELLPILLEANTPVICGTTGYNWDQDFINYINQNQKTWVVANNFSLSMVVVRNILESLGQLNQLHENTDYSITEKHHVQKIDTPSGTAVSWKNWLNIGDVSIESIREGDIKGQHQVKVNTPHEAIEFKHTAHDRSLFAEGAIWAAREVFQRGITGFVYFDELVGERLCL